A single region of the Streptomyces sp. NBC_00236 genome encodes:
- a CDS encoding DegV family protein, protein MSRHVAIVTDSTAYLPPQAMERHGITAVPLTVVLGDQALEEGTEISARSLALALQKRRSVTTSRPSPEVFAAAYRAAADAGASAIVSLHLSAEFSGTYDAALLAAKDAPVPVRVVDTGMVAMALGFCALAAAETAEAGGSQDDAVAAAEKRAAGTSAYFYVDTLDYLRRGGRIGAAQALFGSALAVKPLLQLDGGRIELLEKVRTASKAIARLEEIVAERAGSGPVDIAVHHLAAPERAERLAERLRERIPGLADLHVSEVGAVIGAHTGPGLLGAVISPR, encoded by the coding sequence ATGTCCCGCCATGTCGCGATCGTCACCGATTCCACGGCCTACCTGCCGCCCCAGGCGATGGAACGGCATGGCATCACCGCAGTGCCGCTGACCGTCGTTCTCGGCGACCAGGCGCTGGAGGAGGGTACCGAGATCTCGGCCCGCTCCCTCGCCCTGGCCCTGCAGAAGCGCCGTTCCGTGACGACGTCACGGCCCAGCCCCGAGGTCTTCGCCGCCGCCTACCGCGCGGCTGCCGACGCGGGGGCGAGCGCCATCGTCTCGCTGCACCTGTCGGCGGAGTTCTCCGGCACGTACGACGCCGCCCTGCTCGCGGCGAAGGACGCCCCGGTGCCGGTGCGCGTGGTGGACACCGGCATGGTCGCCATGGCCCTCGGATTCTGCGCCCTGGCCGCGGCGGAGACGGCCGAGGCCGGCGGCAGCCAGGACGATGCGGTGGCCGCCGCCGAGAAGAGGGCGGCGGGCACGTCGGCCTACTTCTACGTCGACACCCTGGACTATCTGCGCCGCGGCGGCCGGATCGGCGCCGCGCAGGCCCTGTTCGGTTCGGCCCTTGCCGTGAAGCCGCTCCTTCAGCTGGACGGCGGCCGGATCGAACTGCTGGAGAAGGTACGGACAGCCTCGAAGGCCATCGCCCGGCTGGAGGAGATCGTCGCGGAGCGGGCGGGAAGCGGACCGGTGGACATCGCGGTGCACCACCTCGCGGCCCCGGAGCGGGCTGAGCGCCTGGCCGAGCGGCTGCGTGAGCGGATTCCCGGCCTGGCCGATCTGCATGTCAGTGAGGTGGGTGCGGTGATCGGCGCACACACCGGTCCGGGGCTGCTGGGAGCAGTGATTTCGCCTCGCTGA
- the leuS gene encoding leucine--tRNA ligase, with translation MSETNSAADVAAPHRYTAAMAADIEARWQDFWDAEGTYEAPNPTGDLAGDPELAAKPKKFIMDMFPYPSGAGLHVGHPLGYIATDVFARHQRMTGHNVLHTLGFDAFGLPAEQYAVQTGTHPRISTEANIENMTAQLRRLGLGHDKRRSFATIESEYYKWTQWIFLQIFNSWYDTDADRARPIAELVAQFESGERPTPDGRDWSALSAAERADVLSDHRLAYASDAPVNWSPGLGTVLANEEVTADGRSERGNFPVFKAKLRQWNMRITAYADRLLNDLDGLDWPEAIKLQQRNWIGRSEGARVDFPVDGAGSITVFTTRQDTLFGATYMVLAPEHELVERITPAAWPDGTHAVWTGGHATPAEAVTAYRKQAAAKSDVERQAEAKDKTGVFTGAYATNPVSGEQVPVFIADYVLMGYGTGAIMAVPAHDARDFAFARAFELPMRCVVEPSDDRGTDASTWEDAFGSYDAKLVNSANDEISLDGLGVVDAKIRITEWLKEHGVGEGTVNFRLRDWLFSRQRYWGEPFPIVYDEEGIAHPLPESMLPLELPEVDDYSPRTFDPDDADTQPETPLSRNADWVNVTLDLGDGNGPRKYRRETNTMPNWAGSCWYELRYLDPNNSEKLVDPAIEQYWMGPREGQPTGGVDLYVGGAEHAVLHLLYARFWSKVLHDLGHVSSAEPFHKLYNQGMIQAFVYRDSRGIAVPAAEVEERDGAYYYEGEKVSRVLGKMGKSLKNAVTPDEICGEYGADTLRLYEMAMGPLDVSRPWDTRAVVGQYRLLQRLWRNIVDEESGEVTVVDTEPGEDTLRALHKAIDGVGGDMAGMRFNTAIAKVTELNNHLTKAGGPLPRPVAEALVLLVAPLAPHIAEELWRRLGHTESVVHQDFPVADPAYVVDETVTCVVQIKGKVKARLEISPSITDAELEALALADPAVVAALDGAGIRKVIVRAPKLVNIVPA, from the coding sequence ATGAGCGAGACGAATTCCGCAGCCGACGTTGCTGCGCCGCACCGCTATACGGCAGCGATGGCCGCCGACATCGAGGCACGCTGGCAGGACTTCTGGGACGCCGAGGGCACCTACGAGGCGCCGAACCCGACCGGTGACCTGGCGGGCGACCCGGAGCTGGCCGCCAAGCCGAAGAAGTTCATCATGGACATGTTCCCGTACCCCTCGGGTGCGGGGCTGCACGTGGGCCACCCGCTGGGCTACATCGCCACCGACGTCTTCGCCCGTCACCAGCGGATGACCGGCCACAACGTCCTGCACACCCTGGGCTTCGACGCCTTCGGCCTGCCCGCGGAGCAGTACGCCGTACAGACCGGCACGCACCCGCGGATCTCGACCGAGGCCAACATCGAGAACATGACGGCGCAGCTGCGCCGGCTGGGCCTGGGCCACGACAAGCGCCGCTCGTTCGCCACGATCGAGTCCGAGTACTACAAGTGGACCCAGTGGATCTTCCTGCAGATCTTCAACTCCTGGTACGACACCGACGCGGACCGCGCCCGGCCCATCGCCGAACTGGTCGCCCAGTTCGAGAGCGGCGAGCGCCCGACCCCGGACGGCCGTGACTGGAGCGCGCTGAGCGCCGCCGAGCGCGCCGACGTCCTGAGCGACCACCGGCTGGCCTACGCCTCCGACGCACCCGTCAACTGGTCGCCCGGCCTGGGCACCGTCCTGGCCAACGAGGAGGTCACCGCCGACGGCCGCTCCGAGCGCGGCAACTTCCCCGTCTTCAAGGCCAAGCTGCGTCAGTGGAACATGCGCATCACGGCCTACGCCGACCGCCTGCTGAACGACCTGGACGGGCTGGACTGGCCCGAGGCCATCAAGCTGCAGCAGCGCAACTGGATCGGCCGCTCCGAGGGCGCGCGCGTCGACTTCCCCGTCGACGGGGCCGGCAGCATCACCGTCTTCACCACCCGCCAGGACACCCTGTTCGGCGCCACCTACATGGTGCTGGCGCCGGAGCACGAGCTGGTCGAGCGGATCACTCCCGCCGCCTGGCCCGACGGCACCCACGCCGTCTGGACCGGCGGCCACGCCACCCCGGCCGAGGCCGTCACCGCGTACCGCAAGCAGGCCGCCGCCAAGTCCGACGTGGAGCGGCAGGCCGAGGCCAAGGACAAGACGGGCGTCTTCACCGGTGCGTACGCGACCAACCCGGTCAGCGGCGAGCAGGTACCCGTCTTCATCGCCGACTACGTCCTGATGGGCTACGGCACCGGCGCGATCATGGCCGTACCGGCGCACGACGCGCGCGACTTCGCCTTCGCGCGCGCCTTCGAGCTGCCGATGCGCTGTGTCGTCGAGCCGTCGGACGACCGCGGCACGGACGCCTCCACGTGGGAGGACGCCTTCGGCTCGTACGACGCCAAGCTGGTCAACTCCGCGAACGACGAGATCTCGCTGGACGGCCTGGGCGTCGTGGACGCCAAGATCCGGATCACCGAGTGGCTGAAGGAGCACGGGGTCGGCGAGGGCACCGTCAACTTCCGGCTGCGCGACTGGCTGTTCAGCCGCCAGCGCTACTGGGGCGAGCCCTTCCCGATCGTGTACGACGAGGAGGGCATCGCCCACCCGCTGCCCGAGTCGATGCTGCCGCTGGAACTGCCGGAGGTCGACGACTACTCGCCGCGCACCTTCGACCCGGACGACGCCGACACCCAGCCCGAGACCCCGCTGTCGCGCAACGCCGACTGGGTCAACGTCACGCTGGACCTGGGCGACGGCAACGGCCCCAGGAAGTACCGCCGCGAGACCAACACCATGCCCAACTGGGCCGGTTCCTGCTGGTACGAGCTGCGCTACCTGGACCCGAACAACAGCGAGAAGCTGGTCGACCCGGCGATCGAGCAGTACTGGATGGGCCCGCGCGAGGGGCAGCCGACCGGCGGCGTCGACCTGTACGTGGGCGGTGCCGAGCACGCGGTGCTGCACCTGCTGTACGCCCGCTTCTGGTCCAAGGTGCTGCACGACCTGGGCCACGTCTCCTCCGCCGAGCCGTTCCACAAGCTGTACAACCAGGGCATGATCCAGGCCTTCGTCTACCGGGACAGCCGCGGCATCGCGGTCCCGGCGGCCGAGGTCGAGGAGCGCGACGGGGCGTACTACTACGAGGGAGAGAAGGTCTCCCGCGTCCTGGGCAAGATGGGCAAGTCCCTGAAGAACGCCGTGACGCCCGACGAGATCTGCGGCGAGTACGGCGCCGACACGCTGCGCCTGTACGAGATGGCCATGGGTCCCCTGGACGTGTCGCGCCCCTGGGACACGCGCGCGGTCGTCGGCCAGTACCGCCTGCTGCAGCGCCTGTGGCGCAACATCGTCGACGAGGAGAGCGGCGAGGTCACCGTCGTCGACACCGAGCCCGGCGAGGACACGCTGCGCGCGCTGCACAAGGCGATCGACGGCGTCGGCGGCGACATGGCCGGGATGCGCTTCAACACGGCCATCGCCAAGGTCACAGAGCTGAACAACCACCTGACCAAGGCCGGTGGCCCGCTGCCGCGTCCCGTCGCCGAGGCACTGGTGCTGCTGGTGGCGCCGCTGGCGCCGCACATCGCCGAGGAGCTGTGGCGCCGACTGGGCCACACCGAGTCGGTCGTGCACCAGGACTTCCCGGTCGCCGACCCGGCGTACGTCGTGGACGAGACCGTGACCTGCGTCGTCCAGATCAAGGGCAAGGTCAAGGCGCGCCTGGAGATCTCCCCGTCGATCACGGACGCCGAGCTGGAGGCCCTGGCCCTGGCCGACCCGGCCGTCGTCGCGGCACTGGACGGGGCGGGCATCCGCAAGGTGATCGTCCGGGCACCGAAGCTGGTGAACATCGTTCCGGCCTAG